The genomic segment CTTTTCGGATGCGGAGCAGGCGCTGGAATATGTAAAAACGGCGAAAATCCCTCTGGTTGTCAAGGCGGATGGCCTGGCGCTGGGCAAAGGCGTGCTCATCTGCAAAACCCGGCAGGAGGCCGAGCAGGCAGTGCGGCAGGTGATGCTGGAGAAAGCCTTTGGCACGGCGGGCAACACCGTCGTCATCGAGGAGTTTTTGGAGGGGCCGGAAGTTTCCGTGCTGACTTTTACAGATTCGCATACCATTCTGCCCATGGCCAGCGCCCAGGATCACAAAAGAGCCCGGGATAACGACGAAGGGCTGAACACAGGCGGCATGGGAACTTTTTCACCCACGCCCAAATATACCCCAGAGATTCAGCAGCAGGTGGAGCGGGAGATCATCCGCCCAACGGTGGATGCTCTTAACGCGGAAGGCCGGCCGTTCAAGGGCGTGATTTTCTTCGGGCTGATGCTGACAAAAGATGGCCCCAAGCTTTTGGAGTATAACGCCCGCTTTGGCGACCCCGAGGCGCAGAGCGTGCTGTTCCGGATGAAAAACGATCTGCTGGAGATTTTCGAGGCCGTGATAGAAGAGCGGCTCTCCGAGGTTACGCTGGAGTTTGAGCAGGGCGCGGCAGTTTGCGTTGTGATGGCCTCTGGCGGGTATCCCGAGCATTATGAGAAGGGCAAGGAGATCAGCGGCCTGGAGGAAGTTTCGGATGGCGTCGTCGTGTTCCATGCCGGGACAAAGCTGGAAAACGGTAAATTCTATACCTCCGGCGGCCGCGTTTTGGGCGTGGTCGCGAAGGGGGCCGACATGCAGGCGGCGCGGAAAATCGCCTATGAAAATGTGGAAAAAATCCACTTTGAAGGCGCGCAGTACCGCAAAGATATTGGCATT from the Christensenellaceae bacterium 44-20 genome contains:
- the purD gene encoding phosphoribosylamine--glycine ligase, with protein sequence MKILVVGGGGREHTILWKLAQSPKKPELYCAPGNGGISQIATCVDIAATDIENMVAFAKREKMDLVVVAPDDPLAMGMVDALEAEGIRAFGPRKNAAIIEASKAFSKELMKKYHIPTAEYETFSDAEQALEYVKTAKIPLVVKADGLALGKGVLICKTRQEAEQAVRQVMLEKAFGTAGNTVVIEEFLEGPEVSVLTFTDSHTILPMASAQDHKRARDNDEGLNTGGMGTFSPTPKYTPEIQQQVEREIIRPTVDALNAEGRPFKGVIFFGLMLTKDGPKLLEYNARFGDPEAQSVLFRMKNDLLEIFEAVIEERLSEVTLEFEQGAAVCVVMASGGYPEHYEKGKEISGLEEVSDGVVVFHAGTKLENGKFYTSGGRVLGVVAKGADMQAARKIAYENVEKIHFEGAQYRKDIGIKK